One Heptranchias perlo isolate sHepPer1 chromosome 31, sHepPer1.hap1, whole genome shotgun sequence DNA segment encodes these proteins:
- the pdcl gene encoding phosducin-like protein: protein MTTLDDKILGEKLQYYYSSSEDEDSDHDENEQKTIKSPGISVGGEVRDRSAVNTGPKGVINDWRRFKQLETEQRAEQHREVQRLIKKLSMNCRSHLDEEKDQQKQKALQEKINGKMTMKECNMLRERDDEEFLEQYRKQRMEEMRKQLYSGKRFEEICELNSSQDFLDTIDKEEKNTLVMVHIYEDDLPGCEAMNGCLICLATEYPFVKFCKVRSSVIGASARFTGNALPALLVYKGGDLIGNFVRITDQLGYDFFAVDLEAFLREYGVLPEKDLVSPTSIQNASVSHSDDSD, encoded by the exons ATGACTACCTTGGATGATAAGATCCTGGGAGAAAAGCTCCAGTACTATTATAGCAGCAGTGAGGATGAAGACAGCGATCATGATGAGAATGAACAAAAGACCATCAAAAGTCCTGGGATTTCTGTGGGTGGAGAAGTCCGAGATCGTAGTGCTGTTAACACAG GCCCTAAAGGAGTAATAAACGACTGGCGCCGATTCAAGCAGCTCGAAACAGAGCAGCGTGCAGAGCAGCACcgggaggtgcagagactcatCAAGAAACTCTCTATGAATTGTAGGTCTCACTTGGATGAAGAGAAGGACCAGCAGAAGCAGAAAGCGCTCCAGGAGAAAATCAATGGAAAG ATGACAATGAAAGAGTGCAACATGTTACGTGAAAGGGATGATGAAGAATTTTTGGAGCAGTACAGGAAGCAGCGAATGGAGGAGATGAGGAAACAGCTGTACAGTGGAAAACGTTTTGAAGAGATCTGTGAGCTGAATAGCTCACAAGACTTCCTGGACACAATCGACAAAGAGGAAAAGAATACACTCGTTATGGTCCACATCTATGAAGATGACCTTCCTGGGTGTGAAGCCATGAACGGGTGTCTAATCTGTCTGGCCACAGAGTACCCATTTGTGAAATTCTGCAAAGTCCGCAGTTCTGTCATTGGAGCCAGTGCAAGATTCACTGGTAATGCTTTACCTGCTCTGCTAGTCTACAAAGGTGGGGATTTGATTGGCAACTTTGTGCGCATCACTGACCAACTTGGATACGACTTTTTTGCAGTGGATTTGGAGGCATTTTTGCGTGAGTACGGTGTACTGCCAGAAAAAGATTTGGTGTCGCCCACATCCATTCAGAATGCTTCGGTGTCTCACAGTGATGATAGTGATTGA